DNA sequence from the Deltaproteobacteria bacterium genome:
TGAAGGCCTCGTCCTCGCGCCCGATGTCGGGCGAGATGCGGAAGCGCAGGATCGTCCATGCCGCCGACACAGCGTCCTTCCAGCCGATCTTCTTCCCGTCCGAGTAGCCCCGCCCGTAGTAGGCAATCGGCACCTCGTGGATGCGGCAGCGCAGGTGCGCCACCTTGGCGGTGAGCTCGGGCTCGAGGCCGAAGCGCTCCGAGCGGATGGGCAGGCGCTTCAGGATGTCGGCCCGGAAGACCTTGTAGCAGGTCTCCATGTCGGTGAGGTTCAGGTTGGTGCACATGTTGGAGAAGAGTGTGAGCAGCTTGTTGCCGACCGTGTGCCAGAACATGAGCACCCGGCCCGGGCTCGCGTAGCGCGAGCCGTAGACGACGTCGGCGTGGCCGTCGAGGATCGGCTGGATGAGCCGCGGGTACTCGGCGGGGTCGTACTCCAGGTCGGCATCCTGGATGATCGCGAGGTCGCCGCTCACGTGCGGGACGGCTGCCCTCACCGCGGCGCCCTTGCCCTGGTTGTGCGCCTGGAAGACGAGCACGAGGCGGTTCGCCGGCGTGTCCGGCGTCGCGGCGCGCAGCTCCTCGAGCACGGTGCGCGTCCCGTCGGTCGAGCAGTCGTCGACGACGATGATCTCCTTTGGGAGGGGGACGGCCATGACCCGCTCGAGGAGGGTCCGGACGGTGCCGACCTCGTTGTACACCGGGACGATGACCGACAGGCGGGGCCCGTCCATGGGCGGAGATTGTCGCAAGCCCCGGGAGGGCCTTCAAGGCGGGATTGCCGCGGCCCGCGTTTCGCTCTAGGCGAGGCTCATCCACCCGCGCGTCCGGGGTTCACGAAAGGGAGGTGCAGAATGCGAAGGGTTGCGGTTACCGGGTTCGCATTGTCGCTCGCGCTCGGCATGTCGGCGGCCTCATGGGCCGCGGAGCAAGGGGGCGGCAAGGAAGTCAGCGTCAAGGGCGAAGTGATCGACACCTTCTGTTACAGCACCATGGGGGCGAAGGGTCCGTCCCACAAGCAGTGCGGGATCGAGTGCGCCCACAAGGGCATCCCCGTCGGGCTCCTCGACCCGAGCACGGGGAAGATCCACATCCTGCTCCCCACCAAGGACAAGACCGCCCTGTCAGACGACGTGGTCAACAAGATGGGCGAGACGGTGACGGTCACCGGCCACGAGCACATGAAGGGCGGGCTGGCCTTCCTGACCGCCGAGTCGGTCAAATGATGAGCGGGTGCTAGAGACGCTGCTCCCCGGAGCGCAGCGCCTCCAGAACGTCCATCCGCTCCTCGTCCACTTCCCGCTCGCGTTGCTGCCCGCGAGCGCGCTCGTCTACGTTCTCGCCTGGCTCGCCGGACGGGACGCGTGGGCGTGGACGGGACTCTGGCTCTTGGTGCTCGGAGCCGTGTCCGCGGCGGCGGCGGCGACGACGGGGCTGCGCGCGGACGAGGGCGTGATGGTCGACCCCTCGGTCCGCGAGCAGCTCCTCGATCCGCACCGGCGGCTGATGCTGACCACGGTCGGGCTGAGCATTGCGCTGGCGGCGTGGGCGGCGGCGGCACGGCCCCTGCCGGCGCGCGGCCGGGGTGTCTTCCTCATCCTCCTCGTCGTGCTGCTCGCGCTCATGTCGCGCGGCGCGGACTACGGCGGCCGGATGGTCTACGACTACAACGCGGGGGGCAACGCCTGCCCGCAGCCCATCGAGTTCACCCGTTGAGGCGCGCCGCGGGGCTCAGCTCGCGAACGGCCAGTAGCCGTGTCTCACCTGGTACGCGGGGGCCCACTGGGTCAGCATCG
Encoded proteins:
- a CDS encoding glycosyltransferase family 2 protein, yielding MDGPRLSVIVPVYNEVGTVRTLLERVMAVPLPKEIIVVDDCSTDGTRTVLEELRAATPDTPANRLVLVFQAHNQGKGAAVRAAVPHVSGDLAIIQDADLEYDPAEYPRLIQPILDGHADVVYGSRYASPGRVLMFWHTVGNKLLTLFSNMCTNLNLTDMETCYKVFRADILKRLPIRSERFGLEPELTAKVAHLRCRIHEVPIAYYGRGYSDGKKIGWKDAVSAAWTILRFRISPDIGREDEAF
- a CDS encoding DUF2231 domain-containing protein; protein product: MLETLLPGAQRLQNVHPLLVHFPLALLPASALVYVLAWLAGRDAWAWTGLWLLVLGAVSAAAAATTGLRADEGVMVDPSVREQLLDPHRRLMLTTVGLSIALAAWAAAARPLPARGRGVFLILLVVLLALMSRGADYGGRMVYDYNAGGNACPQPIEFTR